One stretch of Rosistilla oblonga DNA includes these proteins:
- a CDS encoding SdrD B-like domain-containing protein, which translates to MRHPQQHKFKRRRRLLAESLESRALLATLGLGVEFYEPGNPTPVSSLQAGEVYEARVVVDVPDSTSGVISLPLNYSWDPAVLELDEPAFQPNSDGDLPNYPLVNGDVPNNLVTSNFTLQRAIEGYNAGAFKFDANDPANFDSFYNISGIRGGALPNANNGAAIAAGTATDPFTTELKFRVKSDLNAFASTTFTIALDGSMAFENGEALDAVTGISGAVGLDLPSATQNQIVQATLPIAIGGNKQEIDADNASGPPASPVTMLLDFGNDGIFDGPNDQTVTTEADGSYQFVLPPETAVGTYSLQEVLQDGRIQLAPANGAFNFSVDADGVITPTDSTDPPLPPFDFVNQVVAIGGTKFQDRNDSGTIGVRDATDPPMAGVTITLDINNDGPTTPDQSVVTAADGSYQFVEVPAGTHRVYEPNDTDQTFPAAGSYLVTIDDTSVAVVPSVPLDELDFGNREPVAPPLVSITGIKRIDTNQNGAIDPGVDTPQAGVTFHLDIGNDGSTANDTLDDAVTNAAGEYQFDDVPVGTHALREVVPVGFEQVLPVTPHVVTVNADGSVTSPTGLDFLNAELEGLSSIAGYVYTDNDRDGLLDANEIGLPGVTVRLISNTPGVPTVTTVTGPDGWYNFENVPSGTYSIEEIQPDRFGDASISLGQVLPGTAAVGTTSGFNRFDGVTVGNGQNAINFNFGETLSIISKRMLLARSSVREELFSNLGVDATTVSGTAGDDVVRIEQTNTQWRITINGQTTFVPLAEMLIVDALGGNDRVEVIGTSNDEEAHVEQNQLALVTDPSNGDGLLVLGAEELTVDGRLGDDLLVVEGSTAADQLTGSGDEVSLTYGTGSTTATGLSFDRVRAINPVGSPTNQSTAAATDYVLQLVGDWNA; encoded by the coding sequence ATGAGACATCCACAACAACACAAGTTCAAACGCCGTCGTCGTCTGTTGGCTGAATCGCTCGAATCGCGAGCCCTGCTGGCGACATTGGGTTTGGGAGTGGAATTCTATGAACCGGGTAACCCTACGCCGGTTAGTTCGTTACAGGCTGGCGAAGTCTACGAAGCCAGAGTGGTCGTCGACGTCCCCGATTCGACCTCCGGCGTGATTTCATTGCCACTCAACTACTCATGGGATCCGGCTGTTTTAGAACTGGATGAACCTGCGTTCCAGCCGAACTCCGATGGTGACCTACCAAACTACCCATTGGTCAATGGCGATGTTCCCAACAACTTGGTCACGTCCAACTTCACCTTGCAACGGGCCATTGAAGGCTACAACGCGGGGGCTTTCAAATTTGACGCCAACGATCCGGCAAACTTCGATTCGTTCTACAATATTTCTGGAATTCGCGGTGGCGCGTTACCCAACGCAAACAATGGAGCGGCGATTGCAGCGGGAACCGCGACCGATCCCTTTACCACGGAGCTTAAATTTCGCGTCAAGTCGGATCTGAACGCCTTCGCTTCGACAACCTTCACGATCGCGCTGGATGGATCGATGGCGTTCGAAAATGGCGAGGCGCTAGATGCGGTGACAGGGATTTCGGGGGCCGTCGGTCTCGATCTTCCTTCCGCCACCCAAAATCAAATCGTTCAGGCGACGCTTCCGATTGCGATCGGTGGCAACAAGCAAGAGATCGATGCGGACAATGCCAGCGGTCCTCCCGCGTCGCCGGTCACGATGTTGCTCGACTTTGGCAACGACGGCATCTTCGACGGCCCCAACGACCAAACGGTCACGACCGAGGCCGACGGCAGCTATCAGTTTGTGCTTCCCCCCGAAACCGCGGTCGGCACCTATTCGCTCCAAGAGGTGTTGCAAGACGGCAGGATCCAGTTGGCACCTGCCAACGGCGCGTTTAACTTTTCCGTCGATGCCGATGGAGTGATCACCCCCACCGATTCGACTGACCCTCCACTGCCACCGTTCGACTTTGTGAACCAAGTGGTCGCGATCGGTGGCACCAAGTTCCAAGATCGCAACGACAGCGGAACGATCGGCGTCCGCGATGCCACCGATCCGCCGATGGCTGGCGTGACGATCACGCTGGACATCAATAACGACGGCCCCACGACGCCCGACCAATCGGTGGTAACCGCCGCCGACGGCAGCTACCAATTTGTCGAGGTCCCGGCCGGAACGCACCGCGTTTACGAACCCAACGACACCGACCAAACCTTTCCCGCCGCTGGCAGCTATCTGGTCACGATCGATGATACAAGCGTTGCCGTCGTCCCCAGCGTCCCCTTAGACGAACTCGATTTTGGCAATCGGGAACCTGTTGCCCCACCGCTCGTGTCGATCACAGGCATCAAACGGATCGACACCAATCAGAACGGCGCGATCGATCCCGGAGTCGACACGCCGCAAGCGGGAGTGACGTTCCATTTGGACATCGGCAACGACGGCTCGACAGCTAACGACACGCTCGACGATGCGGTTACCAATGCCGCCGGGGAATATCAGTTCGATGACGTGCCGGTCGGAACACATGCGCTCCGTGAAGTTGTACCTGTGGGATTCGAACAGGTTCTGCCGGTCACACCGCACGTCGTCACGGTCAATGCGGACGGCAGCGTCACGTCGCCAACGGGCCTCGATTTCTTGAACGCTGAACTCGAAGGACTCTCTAGCATCGCCGGATACGTCTACACCGATAACGACCGCGACGGGCTGCTGGATGCCAACGAGATCGGTCTGCCGGGCGTCACGGTTCGTCTGATCAGCAACACTCCCGGCGTGCCGACGGTGACGACGGTGACAGGTCCCGATGGATGGTACAACTTCGAAAACGTGCCATCGGGCACCTACAGTATCGAAGAGATCCAACCGGATCGTTTCGGAGACGCTTCGATTTCGCTGGGCCAGGTTCTGCCGGGGACCGCCGCCGTAGGTACGACATCGGGATTCAATCGCTTCGACGGCGTGACGGTTGGCAACGGCCAAAACGCCATCAACTTCAACTTCGGCGAAACGCTCAGCATCATCTCCAAACGGATGCTGTTGGCGCGATCGAGCGTGCGCGAGGAACTGTTCTCCAACCTGGGCGTCGATGCAACCACCGTTTCGGGAACCGCGGGAGACGACGTCGTCAGGATCGAACAGACCAACACTCAGTGGCGGATCACGATCAACGGGCAAACGACATTTGTTCCGCTTGCGGAGATGTTGATCGTCGATGCGTTGGGCGGAAACGATCGCGTCGAAGTGATCGGCACCAGCAACGACGAAGAGGCACATGTCGAGCAAAACCAATTGGCGCTGGTCACCGATCCAAGCAACGGCGATGGCCTGCTGGTCCTTGGCGCCGAAGAACTCACCGTCGACGGGCGACTTGGCGACGACTTGCTGGTCGTCGAGGGATCGACCGCCGCGGATCAACTGACCGGCAGCGGCGACGAGGTCTCGCTCACCTACGGCACCGGCTCGACGACCGCTACCGGGCTGAGCTTCGATCGCGTGCGGGCGATCAATCCCGTGGGTTCGCCGACGAACCAATCGACAGCCGCCGCAACCGACTACGTGTTGCAACTGGTCGGCGACTGGAACGCCTAA
- a CDS encoding DUF1559 domain-containing protein, with the protein MNLLVQKKRGRSGFTLVELLVVIAIIGILVGLLLPAVQAAREAARRMSCSNNMKQVGLALHNYHDTHRVFPYSVSGSGAVTSGSAIPAANGVLNHRGWMLLLPFIELQNLQDQIDMNLPTGSYDRGGVGLAGPAPGAAGNANDIVVSTAIDAFLCPSDPNPTNYSTATSTSYSISAGNTDLLGAFTNYDFSVRRTSSTVEKWSRDSFATKRMFGNDESSRMRDITDGTSNTAAVCETLRATIDGVSQTWGYVKWVGHGVDLAYSRGINDNECCGWDSTPYARASRPSQLGEWSTVGSTHPGGAQVTFADGSVHFLSDTTNQIVLNNIAYVSDGNPLGEY; encoded by the coding sequence ATGAATCTCTTGGTTCAAAAGAAGCGTGGACGCTCTGGCTTTACGTTGGTTGAATTGTTGGTCGTGATTGCGATCATCGGAATCTTGGTCGGCCTGTTGCTGCCAGCCGTTCAAGCCGCTCGCGAAGCCGCCCGGCGGATGTCATGTTCCAACAACATGAAACAGGTCGGTTTGGCGTTGCACAACTACCACGACACGCACCGTGTCTTCCCCTATTCGGTGTCGGGCAGTGGTGCAGTGACTTCGGGATCCGCGATCCCAGCGGCCAACGGCGTTTTAAACCACCGCGGTTGGATGCTGTTGTTGCCATTCATCGAACTGCAGAACCTGCAAGACCAGATCGACATGAACCTGCCCACCGGTTCGTATGATCGTGGCGGTGTCGGCCTTGCAGGTCCAGCACCGGGTGCCGCAGGAAATGCAAACGACATCGTTGTCAGCACGGCGATCGACGCGTTCCTTTGCCCATCGGATCCGAATCCGACCAACTACTCGACTGCTACTAGCACCTCCTACTCGATCTCCGCCGGTAACACCGACCTGCTGGGAGCCTTCACAAATTACGACTTCAGCGTTCGTCGCACCTCGTCGACCGTGGAGAAATGGAGCCGCGATTCGTTTGCGACCAAGCGGATGTTTGGTAACGACGAATCGTCGCGGATGCGTGACATCACCGATGGTACAAGCAACACCGCAGCGGTCTGCGAAACCTTGCGAGCCACGATCGATGGCGTCTCGCAAACCTGGGGGTACGTCAAATGGGTTGGCCACGGCGTCGATCTCGCCTACTCCCGCGGCATCAACGACAACGAATGCTGCGGTTGGGACTCGACTCCCTATGCACGTGCTTCGCGTCCGAGCCAGTTGGGCGAATGGTCGACTGTCGGCAGCACACATCCCGGCGGTGCTCAAGTCACCTTCGCCGATGGATCGGTCCACTTCCTCAGCGATACGACCAACCAAATCGTCTTGAACAACATCGCTTATGTCTCCGACGGAAACCCACTGGGTGAATATTGA
- a CDS encoding carboxypeptidase regulatory-like domain-containing protein — MKFGRLLSVVFVASIVATFTIGCDGGTPLADVYPASGRVLVDGKPVEGISVALLPEAGVAGRGGFGVTDASGAFSLTSVEGQEGVREGKYKVIFTKLALPDGSPIPEGASAADVGAENILPPAYGNPDMSTMYTTITAGTNPEMEFELDSKRKR; from the coding sequence ATGAAGTTTGGCCGTCTCCTTAGCGTCGTATTTGTTGCATCGATAGTCGCGACGTTCACCATCGGTTGCGATGGCGGAACACCTCTGGCCGATGTCTATCCCGCCTCGGGACGTGTCTTAGTCGATGGCAAGCCGGTCGAAGGTATCTCGGTCGCCTTGTTGCCCGAAGCGGGCGTGGCCGGCCGTGGTGGATTTGGAGTCACGGACGCCTCGGGCGCATTCAGCCTGACTTCGGTCGAAGGCCAAGAGGGCGTCCGCGAGGGAAAATACAAGGTTATCTTTACCAAGCTCGCCCTGCCCGATGGCTCCCCGATTCCCGAAGGTGCCAGTGCAGCCGATGTGGGAGCTGAAAACATATTGCCGCCCGCCTACGGCAATCCCGATATGAGCACGATGTACACGACCATCACCGCTGGGACCAATCCAGAGATGGAATTCGAATTGGACTCAAAACGCAAACGCTAA
- a CDS encoding DUF1559 domain-containing protein, translated as MNKVRTGFTLVELLVVIAIIGILVGLLLPAVQAAREAARRMSCSNNMKQIGLALHNYHDTHSAFPYSVSASGSVESGSATPATGGVLNHRGWMLLLPFIELQNLQDQIDMNLPTGGYDRASKGLAGPAPGAAGNPNDVAVSTVVDAFLCPSDPNPTQYTSTSSAHYSIAPGSTNLLGAYTNYDFSVRRASNWSNKWTRDTFESRRMFGYDESSKMRDLTDGTSNTAAVCETLRATIDGVSQTWGYSKWVGHGVDLAWSRGINDNECCGWDSPPYQRDTRRSKLGEWATVGSTHPGGAQVTFGDGSVHFLSETTDQVVLNRISYVSDGQPVGDF; from the coding sequence ATGAACAAAGTAAGGACTGGTTTTACCCTCGTCGAACTGCTGGTGGTCATTGCGATCATCGGTATTCTTGTTGGATTGTTGCTACCAGCTGTCCAGGCTGCGCGGGAGGCGGCGCGGCGTATGTCGTGCTCCAACAACATGAAGCAGATTGGTTTAGCGCTGCACAACTATCACGACACCCATTCGGCTTTCCCGTATTCTGTATCGGCGAGTGGTTCGGTCGAATCGGGTTCGGCTACGCCAGCGACCGGTGGCGTGCTGAACCACCGCGGTTGGATGCTGTTGCTCCCCTTCATCGAATTGCAAAACCTGCAAGACCAGATCGATATGAACCTGCCGACCGGCGGTTATGATCGCGCTTCGAAGGGGTTGGCTGGGCCGGCTCCGGGAGCTGCTGGGAATCCCAACGATGTAGCCGTCAGCACCGTTGTCGACGCCTTCCTATGCCCTTCGGATCCAAACCCGACGCAATATACGTCGACTTCCAGTGCCCATTATTCGATCGCCCCCGGCAGTACAAACTTGCTGGGAGCATACACCAATTACGATTTCAGCGTGCGTCGCGCTTCGAACTGGTCTAACAAATGGACTCGCGACACGTTTGAATCGCGTCGTATGTTCGGCTACGACGAATCGTCCAAGATGCGTGATTTGACCGATGGCACCAGCAACACCGCAGCGGTCTGTGAAACGCTGCGAGCCACCATCGATGGCGTCTCGCAAACGTGGGGTTATTCAAAGTGGGTTGGCCATGGCGTCGACCTGGCTTGGTCCCGCGGGATCAACGACAACGAATGCTGCGGCTGGGACTCCCCCCCCTACCAACGCGACACGCGCCGCAGCAAACTCGGTGAATGGGCAACCGTCGGCAGCACGCATCCAGGCGGTGCGCAAGTCACCTTTGGCGACGGTTCGGTCCATTTCCTCAGCGAAACGACCGACCAAGTTGTCCTGAATCGCATCTCGTACGTATCCGACGGTCAACCGGTCGGAGATTTCTAA
- a CDS encoding carboxypeptidase-like regulatory domain-containing protein — protein MKLVRNCGAVVATLCVGMLVVGCGSTEQLLDVVPASGKVTVDGKPVEGISVSLLPQDGVPGRGGYGVTDATGAFTVTSVEGQDGVAEGKYKVVFQKLTQPDGSPIPPGSNAADVGAVNSLPAAYNDPDLSTMFAIIKADGTSEMEFDLNSKRKR, from the coding sequence ATGAAACTTGTCCGTAACTGTGGCGCAGTCGTCGCTACATTGTGTGTTGGAATGTTGGTTGTTGGCTGCGGTAGCACCGAGCAATTGCTCGATGTCGTGCCAGCATCCGGGAAGGTGACGGTCGATGGCAAACCGGTCGAAGGCATTTCGGTATCTTTGCTGCCGCAAGATGGAGTTCCCGGGCGGGGAGGTTACGGCGTCACCGATGCAACGGGCGCGTTTACTGTTACATCGGTAGAAGGCCAAGACGGTGTCGCGGAAGGGAAATACAAGGTTGTCTTCCAAAAGCTAACTCAGCCAGATGGATCTCCGATTCCTCCGGGCTCCAATGCTGCCGATGTTGGCGCCGTGAATTCGTTGCCAGCCGCCTACAACGATCCCGATTTGTCGACGATGTTCGCCATCATCAAAGCCGATGGCACTTCGGAGATGGAATTCGACCTGAATTCAAAACGCAAACGCTAA
- a CDS encoding DUF1559 domain-containing protein, whose translation MKRIRTGFTLVELLVVIAIIGILVGLLLPAVQAAREAARRMSCSNNMKQIGLALHNYHDTHQAFPYSVSASGAIATGSATPAAGGVLNHRGWMLLLPFIELQNLQDQIDMNLPTGGHNSNGKGLAGPAPGAAGNANDVAVSTVIDAFLCPSDPNPNQYTNTGSTHYSISVGTTSLLGAFTNYDFNSARTYSSAEKWSRTTFETRRMFGHDESSKMRDVTDGTSNSAAVCETLRATIDGESQTWGFTKWVGHGVDLAYGRGINDNECCGWTTPPYAQVPRKSRLGAWSTVGSTHPGGAQVTFADGSVHFISETTDQIVLNRISYISDGQPIGDY comes from the coding sequence GTGAAACGAATACGTACAGGTTTTACCCTCGTCGAACTGTTGGTGGTCATTGCGATCATCGGAATCTTGGTTGGCCTGCTGCTGCCCGCAGTACAAGCCGCTCGCGAAGCGGCTCGCCGGATGTCGTGTTCCAATAACATGAAACAGATCGGTTTGGCATTACATAATTACCACGACACTCACCAAGCGTTCCCCTATTCCGTCTCGGCGAGTGGTGCAATTGCAACCGGATCCGCGACGCCTGCGGCCGGCGGAGTGTTGAACCATCGCGGATGGATGTTGTTGCTACCTTTTATCGAACTGCAAAACCTGCAGGATCAAATCGATATGAACCTGCCGACCGGTGGGCACAACAGCAACGGGAAGGGCCTCGCCGGACCGGCTCCCGGCGCTGCGGGGAATGCTAACGATGTGGCTGTCAGCACGGTCATTGATGCCTTCTTGTGCCCTTCGGACCCTAATCCCAACCAATACACAAACACTGGCAGCACTCACTATTCGATTTCGGTTGGTACGACCTCGCTGCTAGGAGCATTTACCAATTACGATTTCAATTCTGCGCGGACCTACTCCAGTGCCGAAAAATGGAGCCGCACCACCTTTGAAACTCGGCGGATGTTTGGCCACGACGAGTCCTCGAAGATGCGCGACGTGACCGACGGCACCAGCAACTCCGCTGCGGTCTGTGAAACCTTGCGTGCCACGATCGACGGCGAGTCGCAGACATGGGGCTTCACCAAGTGGGTCGGACACGGCGTCGACCTCGCTTATGGCCGCGGCATTAACGACAACGAGTGCTGTGGCTGGACCACGCCTCCGTACGCGCAAGTTCCTCGCAAGAGTCGGCTTGGTGCTTGGTCGACCGTTGGCAGCACGCACCCCGGCGGAGCGCAAGTCACTTTCGCCGATGGTTCGGTCCATTTCATCAGCGAAACGACCGACCAAATCGTACTGAATCGGATCTCCTACATTTCCGACGGCCAACCGATCGGCGACTACTAA
- a CDS encoding carbon-nitrogen hydrolase family protein, which produces MDPLDLKEFEWKVKVRQLSIDDYGALVKMQQRCFPGMSPWTRDQIESQIKVFPEGQLVVEIDGEVAASSSSLVLRYDRTTAWHDWTQVADNGYIRNHSPEGDTLYGIEIMVDPEYRGMKLSRRLYDARKQLCRERNIERIIIGGRIPGYGERAEEMSASEYVERVVAKAIHDPVLTAQIANGFALQGLIPNYFPSDQASRGYATFLEWRNLEYQASRTRRYHAAFEPVRLAVVQYELRRINNFGEFTQQSEFFVDVAADYKCDFIMFPELFTTQLLSCVESARPGLAARRLAEFTPQYLEFFTECAVKYNVNVIGGSQFVVENEKLYNVAYCFGRDGTIHKQYKIHITPSERKWWGVSPGDYVNVFDTDSGRVAMLICYDIEFPELVRIAAAKGAQIIFVPFNTDTVEGYLRIRHCAQARCVENHVYVAIAGCTGNLPFVENADIHYAQSAILTPADVGFSRDSVGAECNPNIETVVMDDVDLEILRKHRESGSVQNWNDRRKDLYRVTYEEDGKTFEV; this is translated from the coding sequence ATGGATCCACTCGATCTCAAAGAATTTGAATGGAAAGTCAAAGTTCGTCAGCTGTCGATCGACGACTACGGTGCGTTGGTGAAAATGCAACAGCGCTGTTTTCCGGGCATGTCGCCGTGGACCCGCGACCAGATTGAAAGCCAAATCAAAGTCTTTCCCGAAGGGCAGTTGGTGGTCGAGATCGATGGCGAGGTCGCGGCGTCGTCGTCGAGTTTAGTTTTGCGTTACGATCGCACGACCGCCTGGCACGATTGGACCCAGGTTGCCGACAACGGTTACATTCGCAATCACTCTCCCGAAGGCGATACGCTGTACGGGATCGAGATCATGGTCGATCCAGAGTATCGCGGGATGAAGTTGTCGCGGCGGCTGTACGACGCGCGGAAGCAACTGTGCCGCGAACGCAATATCGAACGGATCATCATCGGCGGACGGATTCCGGGCTACGGCGAGCGAGCCGAGGAGATGTCGGCCAGCGAATATGTCGAGCGAGTGGTTGCCAAAGCGATCCACGATCCCGTGTTGACCGCTCAAATTGCCAACGGCTTCGCGCTGCAAGGCTTGATCCCCAATTACTTCCCCAGCGATCAGGCATCGCGCGGCTACGCGACCTTTCTGGAATGGAGGAACCTGGAATATCAAGCCTCTCGGACACGTCGGTATCACGCGGCTTTTGAACCGGTTCGCCTGGCGGTCGTGCAATATGAACTGCGACGTATTAACAACTTCGGTGAGTTCACGCAGCAGAGCGAGTTCTTCGTCGACGTCGCCGCGGATTATAAGTGCGACTTCATCATGTTTCCCGAGTTGTTCACGACGCAATTGCTGTCGTGTGTCGAATCGGCTCGCCCCGGACTCGCCGCGCGTCGGTTGGCCGAGTTCACGCCGCAGTACCTCGAGTTTTTCACCGAGTGCGCCGTCAAATATAATGTGAACGTGATCGGTGGATCGCAGTTTGTTGTCGAAAACGAAAAGCTCTACAACGTCGCCTACTGCTTTGGTCGCGATGGTACGATCCACAAGCAATATAAGATTCACATCACTCCCAGCGAACGGAAGTGGTGGGGCGTCAGTCCCGGTGATTATGTCAACGTCTTCGATACCGATTCGGGACGCGTCGCGATGTTGATCTGTTACGACATCGAATTCCCCGAACTGGTTCGGATCGCCGCGGCGAAAGGTGCACAGATCATCTTCGTGCCGTTTAACACCGACACGGTCGAAGGGTATCTGCGGATCCGACACTGCGCCCAAGCGCGGTGTGTGGAGAACCATGTCTACGTTGCGATCGCAGGATGTACGGGGAACCTGCCGTTTGTCGAAAACGCCGACATTCACTATGCCCAATCGGCGATTCTGACTCCCGCCGACGTCGGCTTCTCTCGCGATTCGGTGGGTGCGGAATGCAATCCGAACATCGAAACCGTTGTCATGGATGACGTCGATCTAGAAATTCTGCGGAAGCACCGCGAATCGGGGAGCGTGCAAAACTGGAACGACCGCCGCAAGGATCTCTATCGAGTGACCTACGAAGAGGACGGCAAGACCTTCGAGGTCTAA
- a CDS encoding NAD(P)/FAD-dependent oxidoreductase — MNEEVDLLVLGSGFGGSLLSLLMARQGLRVAVIDRAVHPRFTIGESSTPLADATLKELAERYDLPELIPLTAYGPWRRRHPDLMCGLKRGFSYFGHSSGAEFSPADQLLVAASSDDEHSDTHWLRSDVDAWLFERAAERGSMQFEGASYRLSREDSQWLVAGEASGAAFSIRSPMIVDATGASGEVLRYLKIASQTHRLKTNSWAVYGHFENVASVAEMLDRRQIDRRRHPFACDAAAVHHVLDDGWMWQLRFCDDRVSAGVAIGQPADAPKPNADAIWRQRLDRFPFLRQQFAAAKIVAPASGLQTTSRMQRLTSLAAGSGWAALPNTAGFIDPLHSTGLAHTMFGVRRLAEILLQAGTSNQLLAELENYSSTLIDELRLVDQLVEGCYAGLPSFRLWSAWCMLYFAAVTSMEQSSGGGVAAFLHADAPRFRTVVGEARGELQRAIDAGRGPEACERFEDWLRQAIAPWNRVGLLDRECDGRYARTAKPV, encoded by the coding sequence TTGAATGAAGAAGTCGATCTGTTGGTCCTCGGCTCCGGTTTTGGTGGCAGTCTGTTGAGTCTACTGATGGCCCGCCAGGGACTTCGCGTCGCTGTGATCGATCGCGCGGTCCATCCCCGGTTTACGATCGGAGAGTCTTCGACGCCCCTGGCCGATGCGACGCTGAAAGAACTCGCGGAGCGGTACGATTTGCCCGAGCTGATACCTCTGACCGCGTATGGTCCCTGGCGACGAAGGCATCCCGATTTGATGTGTGGCCTGAAACGGGGCTTCAGTTATTTCGGACACTCCAGCGGAGCGGAGTTTTCGCCAGCTGATCAATTGCTTGTCGCGGCCAGCAGCGACGACGAACACTCCGACACGCACTGGCTGCGGAGCGACGTCGACGCTTGGTTGTTCGAACGAGCTGCCGAACGGGGCTCGATGCAATTCGAAGGGGCAAGCTATCGGCTGAGCCGCGAGGATTCGCAGTGGCTGGTTGCTGGCGAGGCTTCCGGTGCAGCATTCTCGATCCGATCGCCGATGATTGTCGACGCAACGGGGGCGTCGGGGGAAGTGTTGCGTTACCTGAAGATCGCCTCGCAAACTCACCGATTGAAAACGAACAGCTGGGCCGTTTACGGACACTTTGAAAACGTCGCGTCGGTCGCTGAGATGCTGGACCGCCGGCAGATCGATCGACGCCGCCATCCCTTCGCTTGCGATGCCGCTGCGGTTCATCATGTGTTAGACGACGGGTGGATGTGGCAGCTGCGTTTCTGCGACGACCGCGTGAGCGCAGGGGTCGCGATCGGCCAGCCGGCGGATGCGCCCAAGCCGAATGCGGATGCAATCTGGCGGCAGCGTTTGGATCGTTTTCCGTTCCTGAGACAGCAATTTGCCGCGGCAAAGATCGTTGCGCCGGCCAGCGGTTTGCAGACGACATCGCGAATGCAGCGGCTGACCTCGCTGGCGGCTGGTTCGGGCTGGGCGGCGCTGCCCAACACCGCGGGCTTCATCGATCCGCTGCACAGCACCGGCCTTGCACATACGATGTTTGGCGTTCGCCGGCTGGCGGAGATTCTGCTGCAGGCAGGCACATCGAATCAGCTCCTTGCTGAACTGGAAAACTACTCGTCGACGTTGATCGATGAACTGCGTCTTGTCGATCAACTGGTCGAAGGTTGTTATGCGGGGCTGCCCAGCTTTCGCTTATGGTCGGCTTGGTGCATGCTCTATTTCGCTGCGGTGACGTCGATGGAACAGTCGTCAGGGGGAGGCGTTGCGGCATTTCTGCATGCTGACGCCCCGCGGTTTCGAACGGTTGTGGGCGAAGCACGCGGGGAGCTGCAGCGGGCGATCGATGCCGGTCGCGGACCGGAAGCTTGCGAGCGATTCGAAGACTGGTTGCGGCAGGCGATCGCTCCCTGGAATCGGGTCGGATTGTTAGACAGAGAATGCGACGGGAGGTATGCCCGAACGGCGAAGCCGGTTTAA
- a CDS encoding radical SAM protein — protein sequence MIDRDRPIEDPAPRELAEAINDRQILAARGPKNRVDPRRAYQAFVEPEFSVDRIVEDVATIFLTNRECPFRCLMCDLWKNTTDDRVPPGAIVQQIEHALASLPAAPRIKLYNSGNFFDAAAVPREDLPRIAKIVGGHRSVIIENHPKLCDDRALRFRDQCGTDLEVAIGLETSHPPTLQRLNKQITRDDFARAAEFLTSNGIRVRAFILLRPPWTTEGEGIERAIESVRFAFNSGVDCCAVIPTRSGNGIMERLQREGLFTPPRLTSLETVLDETLRWQSGIVLADLWDAEQFASCPVCARQRIDRLQRMNMTQTVPPPVTCPACDSDGGGRFE from the coding sequence ATGATCGATCGCGATCGGCCAATCGAAGATCCGGCGCCGCGCGAGTTGGCGGAAGCGATCAACGATCGGCAGATCCTGGCCGCGCGTGGTCCCAAAAATCGAGTCGATCCGCGGCGGGCGTATCAAGCGTTTGTCGAGCCCGAATTTTCGGTTGACCGGATTGTCGAAGATGTCGCCACGATCTTCCTGACCAATCGCGAGTGTCCGTTCCGCTGTCTGATGTGCGATCTGTGGAAGAACACGACCGACGATCGTGTTCCGCCGGGCGCGATCGTCCAGCAGATCGAGCACGCGCTGGCGTCGCTGCCCGCCGCGCCGCGGATCAAGCTCTACAACAGCGGCAATTTTTTTGACGCCGCCGCGGTCCCGCGCGAAGACCTGCCGCGGATCGCAAAAATCGTTGGCGGCCATCGATCGGTGATCATCGAAAATCATCCCAAGCTGTGCGACGACCGGGCGTTGCGTTTTCGAGATCAGTGTGGCACCGATCTGGAAGTCGCGATCGGGCTGGAAACTTCGCATCCGCCGACGCTGCAGCGATTGAACAAACAGATCACCCGCGACGACTTTGCCCGCGCTGCGGAGTTCCTGACCTCCAACGGAATCCGCGTTCGCGCGTTTATCCTGCTGCGTCCGCCGTGGACGACCGAAGGGGAAGGCATCGAGCGAGCGATCGAATCGGTCCGGTTCGCCTTTAATTCGGGAGTCGATTGTTGCGCGGTCATTCCGACTCGCTCGGGCAATGGCATCATGGAACGGTTGCAGCGCGAAGGACTCTTCACGCCGCCGCGGTTAACCTCGTTGGAAACCGTCCTCGACGAGACCTTGCGTTGGCAATCGGGCATCGTCCTGGCTGATCTGTGGGACGCGGAACAGTTTGCATCATGCCCCGTCTGTGCCCGGCAGCGGATCGATCGCTTGCAGAGGATGAATATGACGCAAACGGTTCCGCCGCCGGTGACCTGCCCGGCCTGCGATTCGGATGGAGGCGGCCGCTTTGAATGA